One genomic window of Evansella cellulosilytica DSM 2522 includes the following:
- the xylA gene encoding xylose isomerase, with amino-acid sequence MSYFKNVQQVKFEGSQSSNPFAYKYYNPEEKINGKSMEELLRFAVSYWHTFTGEGTDPFGAGTAVRPYNHLSGMDLAKARVEASFEFFEKLDVPFFCFHDIDVAPESDSLSETLKNIDEIVAMIKDYLKTSKVKLLWNTANMFTHPRWLHGAATAPNADIFAYAAAKVKKGLEVGKELGAENYVFWGGREGYETLLNTDMGLELDNLARFFHMAKDYAKEIGFDAQFLIEPKPKEPTKHQYDFDVATGLAFLQKYDLQDTFKFNIEANHATLAGHTFEHELRTARVNGMLGSVDANQGDTLLGWDTDEFPTDLYSTTLAMYEILKNDGLGSGGLNFDAKVRRPSFDTDDLFHAHIAGMDAFAIGTKVAQRLIEDKVLDDFVADRYKSYTEGIGLDIVEGKTDFHKLEKHALSLTEINNKSGRQELLKATINKYLLETFAQK; translated from the coding sequence ATGAGTTATTTTAAAAATGTTCAGCAAGTAAAGTTTGAAGGTTCTCAATCTAGCAATCCATTCGCTTATAAATATTATAATCCTGAAGAAAAAATTAACGGAAAATCAATGGAAGAGCTTCTTCGTTTTGCAGTGTCTTATTGGCACACATTTACAGGGGAAGGAACGGATCCATTCGGAGCTGGGACAGCAGTTAGACCATACAACCACTTATCTGGAATGGACCTTGCAAAAGCACGTGTAGAAGCATCGTTTGAATTTTTTGAAAAGCTAGATGTTCCTTTCTTCTGCTTCCATGATATTGATGTTGCTCCTGAATCTGATTCTTTAAGTGAGACGCTGAAAAACATTGATGAAATTGTTGCAATGATAAAAGACTATCTGAAAACAAGCAAAGTAAAGTTGCTTTGGAATACTGCTAATATGTTTACACATCCGCGTTGGTTACACGGTGCTGCAACGGCACCTAACGCTGACATCTTCGCTTATGCTGCTGCAAAAGTAAAAAAAGGCTTAGAAGTTGGTAAAGAGCTTGGTGCGGAAAACTATGTATTTTGGGGTGGACGTGAAGGATATGAAACGCTCCTAAATACAGATATGGGTCTTGAACTAGATAATCTAGCACGCTTTTTCCATATGGCAAAAGATTATGCGAAAGAAATTGGTTTTGATGCACAATTTTTAATTGAACCAAAGCCAAAAGAGCCAACAAAGCACCAATATGATTTTGATGTTGCAACAGGCTTAGCGTTTTTACAAAAATATGATCTGCAAGATACGTTTAAATTTAATATTGAGGCAAACCATGCAACTTTAGCTGGCCATACTTTCGAGCACGAGCTAAGAACAGCACGCGTAAATGGTATGTTAGGCTCTGTTGATGCAAACCAAGGTGATACATTACTTGGATGGGATACAGATGAGTTCCCGACTGATCTATATTCTACAACATTAGCAATGTATGAAATATTGAAAAATGATGGACTTGGTAGTGGAGGCTTAAACTTCGATGCGAAGGTAAGACGACCTTCTTTTGATACAGACGACTTATTCCACGCGCATATCGCTGGTATGGATGCTTTTGCAATCGGTACAAAAGTAGCACAACGCTTAATTGAGGATAAAGTATTAGATGACTTCGTAGCTGATCGCTACAAAAGCTACACAGAAGGAATAGGCCTAGATATTGTTGAAGGCAAGACAGACTTCCACAAATTAGAGAAGCACGCGCTAAGTTTAACTGAAATTAACAATAAGTCTGGAAGACAAGAGTTGTTAAAGGCAACAATAAACAAATATTTATTAGAAACATTTGCTCAAAAATAA
- the tkt gene encoding transketolase yields MSTEQLTVKQQAINTIRTLSIDGIEKANSGHPGLPMGAAPMGFALFAEQMKHNPKNPSWFNRDRFVLSAGHGSMLLYSLLHLSGYDVTMDDLKNFRQWGSNTPGHPEYGHTSGVDATTGPLGQGFAMAVGMAMTERHLAAKFNREDFNIIDHYTYSICGDGDLMEGVSAEAASLAGHLKLGRLIVLYDSNDISLDGDLHLAFSESVEDRFKAYNWHYIRVEDGNNLHEINKAIQHAKEDERPSIIEVKTTIGYGSPNKAGKSASHGAPLGKDEVKLTKESYDWTHHEEFYVPSEVAQLFAKVIENGKELEESWNQLVARYEQRFPELGIKLTEAINGKLPVGWDNQLPSYKEGDKVATRSSSGEAINAFAANIPAIIGGSADLASSNKTMLKGEANFSSQDYSGRNVWFGVREFAMAAMINGMALHGGVKPFGATFFVFSDYLRPAVRLSALMKLPVTYVFTHDSVAVGEDGPTHEPVEQLASFRAMPGITVIRPADGNESVAAWKLALESTNRPTLLVLSRQDLMTHTKSVEEAYDGVKRGAYIISEAKGNTEGVLIATGSEVQLAVAAQRKLEEEGVNVSVVSMPSWDLFEKQNTAYKNKVLPPNVKARVAIEMGSSLGWKEYVGNEGKVISIDQFGASAPANEILQEYGFTVENVVNTMKEALK; encoded by the coding sequence ATGTCAACGGAACAATTAACAGTAAAGCAGCAAGCGATTAACACAATTAGAACACTTTCAATCGATGGGATTGAAAAAGCGAATTCAGGTCACCCTGGATTGCCGATGGGAGCAGCACCAATGGGCTTTGCTCTATTTGCAGAACAAATGAAGCATAATCCTAAAAATCCAAGCTGGTTTAATAGAGATCGTTTTGTTTTGTCTGCAGGGCATGGCTCAATGCTATTATATAGCCTTCTTCACTTATCAGGTTATGACGTAACAATGGATGATTTAAAAAATTTCCGACAATGGGGAAGTAACACCCCAGGGCACCCAGAGTATGGACACACTTCTGGTGTTGATGCAACAACAGGGCCGTTAGGACAAGGGTTTGCGATGGCGGTAGGAATGGCAATGACAGAGAGACATTTAGCGGCTAAATTCAATAGAGAGGATTTTAATATTATTGATCATTATACATATAGTATTTGCGGAGATGGCGACTTAATGGAGGGGGTAAGTGCAGAGGCAGCCTCCTTGGCCGGTCACTTAAAGTTAGGTCGACTTATTGTCCTTTACGATTCAAACGATATTTCCTTAGATGGTGACTTACATTTAGCGTTCTCAGAAAGTGTGGAAGACCGTTTTAAAGCATATAACTGGCATTATATTAGAGTCGAAGATGGAAATAATCTTCATGAGATAAATAAAGCAATTCAGCATGCTAAGGAAGATGAACGTCCATCAATAATAGAAGTAAAAACGACGATAGGATATGGTTCTCCAAATAAAGCGGGCAAATCAGCCTCTCACGGTGCGCCTCTTGGAAAGGATGAGGTGAAGCTTACAAAGGAAAGTTATGATTGGACGCATCACGAAGAGTTTTATGTGCCAAGTGAGGTTGCACAACTATTTGCTAAAGTAATAGAAAATGGAAAAGAGTTAGAGGAAAGCTGGAATCAACTCGTAGCCCGTTATGAACAGCGCTTTCCGGAGTTAGGAATTAAATTAACAGAAGCGATAAATGGGAAATTACCCGTTGGCTGGGATAATCAGTTACCTTCATATAAAGAAGGGGATAAAGTAGCTACTCGTTCGTCTAGTGGTGAGGCAATAAATGCATTTGCAGCAAATATTCCTGCTATTATTGGTGGCTCAGCCGATCTTGCATCATCAAATAAAACGATGCTAAAGGGCGAAGCTAATTTTTCTAGTCAAGATTATAGCGGTCGCAATGTGTGGTTCGGTGTACGAGAGTTTGCAATGGCTGCAATGATAAATGGTATGGCATTGCACGGTGGAGTTAAACCTTTTGGAGCAACCTTCTTTGTCTTTTCTGACTATTTGCGACCGGCAGTGAGGTTGTCTGCATTAATGAAGTTGCCAGTAACCTACGTCTTTACTCACGATAGCGTTGCTGTTGGGGAAGATGGTCCGACGCATGAGCCTGTTGAACAGCTTGCATCCTTCCGCGCGATGCCAGGTATCACTGTTATTCGCCCTGCTGATGGAAATGAGTCTGTTGCTGCATGGAAGCTTGCACTTGAAAGTACGAATAGACCAACGCTGCTCGTATTAAGTAGACAAGATTTAATGACACATACAAAATCAGTTGAAGAAGCGTATGATGGTGTGAAAAGAGGGGCGTATATTATTTCTGAAGCAAAAGGTAATACTGAAGGAGTTTTAATCGCAACCGGTTCAGAAGTACAGTTAGCAGTAGCAGCGCAAAGAAAATTGGAGGAAGAAGGTGTCAATGTGTCTGTCGTCAGCATGCCTAGTTGGGATTTATTTGAAAAACAAAATACTGCATATAAAAATAAAGTGCTTCCTCCAAATGTAAAAGCAAGAGTAGCTATTGAAATGGGGTCTTCTCTCGGTTGGAAGGAATATGTAGGAAACGAAGGGAAAGTCATCTCGATTGATCAATTTGGTGCATCTGCACCAGCAAACGAAATATTACAAGAGTATGGATTTACAGTTGAAAACGTTGTGAATACGATGAAAGAAGCATTAAAATAA
- a CDS encoding aldose epimerase family protein — protein MKITEQLYGKLEGETVTSFLLKNDNGMEVTCINYGCIITEINVPDKSGTVENVVLGFDSLDEYITSSPFFGSAVGRVAGRIAGAQFELDGNTYHLLKNDGENNLHGGDNGNAGFDKVVWKASTEEGPEEVKVTFTHESPDGAAGFPGNLKVKITYSLNNKNELVISYYATTDKKTLVNLTNHSYFNLSGNVKNDILSHELTLKSDQFVQLGDGAIPTGKLLDVANTPFDFREGKQFKDGVDSEHPQITLVGGGYDHPFILSENHNEEICLVDNESGRKLIVETDEPAVVLYTSNWMSDDLNMRGVTSKKHIGVCLETQHHPDAVHHEHFPTIVLNKDEEYRTETVFRFLVE, from the coding sequence ATGAAAATAACAGAGCAGTTATATGGAAAATTAGAGGGAGAAACAGTTACTTCTTTTTTATTAAAGAATGATAATGGAATGGAAGTAACTTGTATTAATTATGGTTGTATCATTACGGAAATCAATGTTCCAGATAAAAGTGGTACAGTAGAAAATGTTGTTTTAGGGTTTGATTCTTTAGATGAATATATTACGTCATCCCCGTTTTTTGGATCCGCAGTCGGACGAGTCGCTGGACGGATTGCTGGTGCACAATTTGAATTAGACGGCAATACGTATCACCTATTGAAAAATGATGGTGAAAATAACCTACATGGTGGAGACAACGGTAATGCAGGATTTGACAAGGTTGTTTGGAAGGCATCTACAGAAGAAGGGCCAGAAGAAGTCAAGGTGACATTTACTCACGAAAGTCCAGATGGAGCAGCGGGTTTTCCAGGTAATTTAAAAGTAAAAATAACGTATAGCTTAAATAACAAAAATGAACTAGTTATTTCTTATTATGCAACAACAGACAAAAAGACACTCGTGAATTTAACGAATCATTCTTATTTTAATTTAAGTGGTAATGTGAAAAATGATATTTTGTCACATGAGTTAACACTCAAAAGTGACCAATTTGTTCAATTGGGTGATGGGGCGATACCTACTGGGAAGTTGTTAGATGTAGCTAATACCCCTTTTGATTTTAGAGAAGGGAAACAATTTAAAGACGGTGTTGACTCAGAGCATCCACAAATTACGCTCGTTGGTGGAGGGTACGATCATCCATTTATTTTGAGTGAAAACCATAATGAAGAAATATGTTTAGTTGATAATGAGAGCGGGAGAAAGCTAATAGTCGAAACAGATGAGCCTGCTGTCGTTCTATATACTTCAAATTGGATGTCAGACGACTTAAACATGAGAGGTGTAACATCGAAAAAACATATAGGTGTTTGTCTTGAAACACAGCATCATCCAGATGCAGTACACCATGAACACTTTCCGACTATCGTGTTAAATAAGGATGAGGAGTATCGCACGGAAACGGTTTTTCGTTTTTTAGTAGAATAA
- a CDS encoding glycoside hydrolase family 43 protein translates to MAKIQNPILTGFNPDPSICRAGEDYYIAVSTFEWFPGVGIYHSKDLKNWRLVSRPLNRLSQLNMMGNPDSGGIWAPALSYSDGKFWLIYTDVKVTEGQWKDSHNYLVTCDTIDGEWSEPIYMNSSGFDPSLFHNDDGKKYFVNMVWDHRVSHHNFYGIVLQEYSVEEKKLIGKKEVIFTGTDIKLTEAPHLYKVNGYYYLLTAEGGTKYDHQATIARSKDLWGPYEVHPENPLITSFPYPRNPLQKAGHASIVETHTNEWFLVHLTGRPLPKEGHALLDPRGYCPLGRETAIQRLEWKDDWPYVVGGNQPAAEIEGPAIDEVTWEKDVPEKDDFDGENLNLHFQTLRIPLGEEIVSLKDKPGHLRIHGRESLTSKFTQAYVARRWQHFNFTAETKVAFQPETFQQAAGLVNYYNTQNWTALQVTWHEEKGRILDLTTCDNFTFDQPLKGKEIVVPDHTEYVYMRVDVTTNTYRYSYSFDGNEWVEIDIDFYSYKLSDDYIQGGGFFTGAFVGMQCQDTSGASLPADFDYFVYKEK, encoded by the coding sequence ATGGCAAAGATTCAAAATCCCATTTTAACAGGCTTTAATCCAGATCCAAGTATTTGTCGTGCAGGAGAAGATTATTATATTGCTGTTTCTACATTTGAATGGTTTCCTGGCGTAGGTATTTATCACTCTAAGGATTTAAAAAATTGGCGTCTCGTTTCAAGACCTTTAAATCGCCTAAGTCAATTAAATATGATGGGTAACCCTGACTCAGGCGGAATTTGGGCTCCAGCACTATCGTACAGTGACGGGAAATTCTGGCTTATTTATACAGATGTAAAGGTTACTGAAGGGCAATGGAAGGATAGTCATAACTACCTTGTCACTTGTGATACGATTGACGGTGAGTGGTCAGAACCAATTTATATGAATTCCTCTGGCTTTGATCCATCCTTGTTCCATAACGATGATGGAAAAAAATATTTTGTGAATATGGTTTGGGACCATCGCGTTTCCCACCACAATTTTTACGGTATTGTTCTTCAAGAGTACAGCGTGGAGGAAAAAAAGCTTATAGGAAAAAAAGAAGTTATATTTACTGGCACAGATATAAAACTAACTGAAGCGCCTCACTTATATAAAGTAAATGGATATTATTACTTGCTTACAGCTGAAGGTGGTACAAAATATGACCACCAAGCGACAATCGCGCGTTCTAAAGACCTATGGGGGCCATATGAAGTACACCCAGAGAACCCGCTAATTACATCATTTCCATACCCAAGAAATCCGTTACAAAAAGCAGGTCACGCGTCTATTGTAGAAACACATACGAACGAATGGTTTCTTGTCCATTTAACTGGGCGCCCTTTACCTAAAGAAGGTCATGCCCTTCTCGATCCACGAGGTTACTGTCCACTCGGAAGGGAAACAGCTATTCAACGTTTAGAGTGGAAAGATGATTGGCCATATGTTGTGGGCGGTAATCAACCAGCAGCCGAAATTGAGGGACCAGCAATTGATGAAGTAACTTGGGAGAAGGATGTTCCTGAAAAAGATGATTTCGATGGAGAAAACTTAAATCTCCACTTCCAAACATTACGTATTCCTCTTGGAGAAGAAATCGTATCACTTAAAGATAAACCTGGCCATTTAAGAATACATGGTAGGGAATCATTAACATCTAAATTTACACAAGCATATGTAGCAAGACGCTGGCAGCACTTTAATTTCACCGCTGAAACGAAGGTAGCCTTTCAGCCTGAAACATTCCAACAAGCAGCAGGTCTAGTAAACTATTACAATACTCAAAACTGGACAGCACTTCAAGTAACATGGCATGAGGAAAAAGGTAGAATTCTTGATTTAACGACATGTGACAACTTTACATTTGACCAACCATTGAAAGGTAAAGAAATTGTTGTTCCTGACCATACGGAGTATGTATATATGAGAGTCGATGTTACTACAAACACGTATCGCTATTCCTATTCCTTTGACGGAAATGAATGGGTGGAGATTGATATAGACTTTTATTCATACAAACTATCAGATGACTACATCCAAGGTGGCGGATTCTTTACTGGCGCATTTGTTGGTATGCAATGTCAAGACACTTCAGGAGCTAGCTTACCTGCTGACTTTGACTACTTTGTGTATAAGGAAAAATAA
- a CDS encoding ROK family protein, whose amino-acid sequence MKMTETFNQHVVKRRNKSLILHSIKELSPVSRADLASKTGLNKGTVSSLVNELLEEQLILESGPGVSSGGRRPVMLLFNQSAGYSIGIDIGVNYILATLTDLQGSICNEKLVKVKKLTFSETTSMLFQVIDELIESMPSSAYGVVGIGVGVPGTVSTSGKILLAPNLKWKDIDLKGVIEEKYKVPVQIENEANAGAYGEKKFGAGKEFHNIVYISGGIGIGVGLILNGKLFKGHNGLSGELGHMTINIDGPECNCGNKGCWELYASEQALIKMADESRIFDDGDVTLEQLVKLAEEGNEKTIAIIEKLADYLVVGMNNIINTFNPEQIIIGNRLAALQHWLEEKLKNQLSKQVMTAHQKDLELHFSLLEKRSAALGVSAFSTEKFLATNIAEG is encoded by the coding sequence ATGAAAATGACAGAAACGTTCAATCAACATGTAGTAAAAAGGCGGAACAAGTCCCTAATCCTACACTCTATTAAGGAATTATCACCTGTTTCACGAGCTGACCTCGCTAGTAAAACAGGACTTAATAAAGGGACAGTCTCTTCCCTTGTCAACGAATTGCTTGAAGAACAACTAATCCTAGAATCAGGTCCTGGCGTCTCAAGCGGTGGTAGAAGACCAGTGATGCTTTTATTCAACCAATCAGCTGGGTATTCGATTGGGATTGACATTGGGGTCAATTACATTTTAGCTACACTAACTGACCTACAGGGAAGTATATGTAATGAAAAGCTAGTGAAGGTGAAAAAATTAACCTTCTCAGAAACAACTAGCATGCTTTTTCAAGTCATTGATGAATTGATTGAGAGCATGCCTAGTAGCGCGTATGGCGTAGTTGGCATAGGGGTTGGAGTTCCAGGTACTGTTAGCACCTCTGGTAAAATCTTACTTGCTCCAAATTTAAAGTGGAAGGATATTGACTTGAAGGGTGTAATAGAAGAAAAGTATAAAGTACCTGTGCAAATTGAAAACGAAGCAAATGCGGGTGCATATGGTGAGAAGAAATTTGGTGCAGGAAAAGAGTTTCATAACATCGTCTATATTAGTGGAGGAATCGGGATTGGTGTAGGTCTCATCCTTAACGGAAAGCTGTTTAAGGGCCATAATGGGCTTTCTGGTGAGCTCGGTCATATGACTATTAATATAGATGGACCAGAATGCAACTGTGGTAACAAAGGCTGTTGGGAGCTATATGCTTCTGAACAAGCACTGATCAAAATGGCCGATGAAAGTCGTATTTTCGATGATGGTGATGTAACTTTGGAACAACTCGTTAAGCTTGCAGAAGAAGGTAATGAAAAGACGATTGCTATTATTGAAAAACTTGCAGATTATCTTGTCGTAGGTATGAACAATATTATCAACACATTTAATCCTGAACAAATTATTATCGGTAACCGATTAGCAGCACTACAACATTGGCTTGAAGAGAAACTAAAGAATCAACTGAGTAAACAAGTAATGACAGCTCATCAAAAAGATTTAGAACTTCATTTTTCATTATTAGAAAAGCGCTCTGCAGCTTTAGGTGTTTCTGCCTTCTCTACTGAGAAATTTTTAGCGACAAACATAGCAGAAGGATAA